The following is a genomic window from Rhodoligotrophos defluvii.
GGTTGTACATCATCACATAAAGGCTCTCGCCGCCCACCTTGGGGGCGATGGCCCGCGCGTCTTCGCCCTTGCCGGCCCGCTCCACCTTGACGACGTCCGCGCCCATGTCGCCCAGCAGCATCCCGCACATGGGCCCCGCGATGAAGCGCGACAAATCGAGGACCTTCAGTCCCTCTAGCGAACCGGCCATTTCCTCTCCTTAGACGGCTTCTTTCTTGCGCTTGCGGCTTGAGCTCACCTGCGGCGCGCGCGCGGTCGACCCGCGAACCACGAGGCCCGTCGGGAAGATCTGCTCGCGTGCCGGCGACGGCCGGGGATTGCGGATGCGCTTCATCAGCATCTCCGCCGCGGCCGCCCCCATGGCGCGCTTCTGCAGGTGGATGGTGGTCAGATCGATGCGCCGGAACGACGCGAGTTGAATATCGTCGAGGCCGACGACCGACAGCTCCGAGGGCACCTCGATCCCAAGCTCCGCGGCCGCCTCGATCACGCCCATGGCGTTGAGGTCGTTGCTCGCCATGATGGCGGTCGGCCGCTCCGGGAGCGATAGGAAGTGCAGCCCCGCGTCGTAGCCTGTTGGGAGATTGTAGTCGCCGTTGAAGATCAGCTCGGGAGCGCGATCGAGCTTGAGCCGACGCACGGCCGCCTTGTAAGACTCGAGGCGCTCGGCGGCGGTCGAGGAATCCATGGGACCACGGACGAAGCCGATGCGCTTGTGCCCGAGCCCGGCGAGATGCTCCACCGCCTGGGTGATGCCGCTCACATTGTCCGAGCCGACATAATCGTCTTGGTGGCGCGCGCTGCGGCGCTGCACCAGCACGAAGGGTGTTCCGGAATCGAGCAGCTCACGCACGCGCGGAGTATCCACATGCTGCGAAATGAGCACCATTCCGTCGACCTGGCTGTCGAGTAGGGCGCGCATGTGCCAGAGCTGCTTTTCCTCTTCTCCATCCGTATTGCAGAGCAGCAGATTGCATTTCTCGCGGATGGCGACGTCTTCGACGCCGCGGACGAAACCGGGGAAGGCCGGATTGGTGATGTCGGCGATCAGGACTCCGATCGTGAAGCTGCGCTGCATGCGCAATGCCCGCGCCACGGCCGAGGCACGGTAGCCGAGGCGCTCGGCCGCCTCCCTCACCAGTGCCCGGGTTTCCTCGCTGACATGCTGCTTGCCAGCCAGCGCATTCGACACGGTCGACAAGGCAATGCCGCACTCGTTGGCGACGTCGCGGATGGTAACGCGCTTCCTGTCCTTCATGCCTGGATGCTCCCTGGCGTGCGCCTGCGAACGAAGACTGGCCGCTGCGGCGAGAATGGCATTACCGAGAAATCAGAGCCCGAGATGAAACGCATCGCAAGCAGATCAGGACCGCTGTTGACGCGACAGTGATAGCATGTGTAGTTTAACTCTCCAAGAAACGTTTTCGGAAATCGTTTCGTCCCCATTCGTCAAGTGAGGCGGGCCAGGAAGTTCATGATGCAGTCCGGCGCTGGTCGCCCAATCCTACTCGAAGCCCGCGGCATCAAGAAGTCTTACGGCGCGGTTGAGGCCCTGCGCGGCATCGACTTCCGTATCGGCAAGGGCGAGACGGTCGCCCTCGTCGGCGACAATGGCGCCGGCAAGTCCACGCTCGTCAAGATCCTCTCGGGTGCGATCCAGCCTACCGAAGGCGAGATCGAGTTCGAGCAGCGTCCGGTGGCCATCACCTCCACCGACGTGGCGCGTAGCCTCGGCATCGAGACCGTCTACCAGGACCTCGGACTGTGCGACAATCTCAGCGTCGCCGACAATATCTTCCTCGGCCGCGAGCGGACCTGGGGCCTCGGGCCGCTGAAATTCCTCGACAAAGGGGGAATGCGCGCGGCTGCCGAGGAGGTGTTGCAAGGTCTCTCGGTCAACGCGCCCCGCGCCGATGCGAATGTATCCGGCTTGAGCGGCGGCCAGCGCCAGGCGGTCGCTCTGGCGCGTACCAAGTTGTGGAAATCTTCCCTCGCTCTCCTCGATGAGCCGACCGCCGCGCTCGGCGTGCAGGAGACGAAACGAGCCATGGATGCGGTGCGCCGGCTGCAAGACAAGGGCGTCGCGATCGTGCTCATCAGCCACAACATGCCACTCGTGCTCGAGATGAGCCAGCGTGTGATCGTGCTCCGGCATGGCGCTAAGGTCGGCGACGTGCCGACCGACGCGGTCACCGGCGACGACATCGTCTCGCTCATCACCGGCGCGCGCCAGACCTGGATCGAGGCGGCCTGACGTCCCCTCGCCTTCGCAAGTCAAGGATCACCCATGGCGGGTTCCCCTTCCAAGATCACGCCGCTGGCAGAGGCCGCAAGCGCCGTGGCGAACGGCGCCTCACTGACAGCCGGCGGCTTCGCTCATTCCCACCAGCCGCTGGCGTTCACCCGCGAGCTCATCCGCCAAGGCCGTTCGCGGCTCACCCTGATGAGCGTGGCCGAGTGCTGGGTGGCCGAATTCCTGGCCGCGGCGAGCATGCTTGAGAAAGCTTACTTCTCCAACTTCATGTTCGAGGGCTACGGTCGCTGCCGGTGCTTTTCCAGGGCTGTCGAGGCCGGCACGATAGCGGTCGAGGACCATAGCCATTTCGGCATGGTGTCCCGCTTCATGGCCGCGGGGCTCGGGCTGCCCTTCATGCCCATGCGGGCCATGGCGGGCACCGATATCCTCGCCGTCTCCGGATTCGAGCCGGCGCACGAAAAGGCCCAGCAGCTGCACTCGCCCTTCGGCAACGGCGTGGTCACCGCCGTATCGCCGCTGAAGCCGGACGTCGCCGTCATCCATGCCGCGCAGGCCGATCACCTCGGCAATATCAAGCTCTTCGGCACGACCTCCGTCATCGAGGAGCAGGCCCGCGCGGCGGACCTCGTGATCGTCACCGTCGAGGAGATCGTCGATACCGATGTCATCCGCCGCCAGCCGGAGATGACGCTTCTGCCCGCCCTCATGGTCGACATGGTCGTCCACCTCCCCTATGGCGCTCACCCCACCGGCGTCTACGGCTACTATGATCACGATGCGCCGCATCTTGCGGACTATTACGCGGCCTCCGCAACCGAGGCCGAGACGGCGGCCTGGCTCGACCGGTGGGTCTATGGCCTGCCCGATCACTGGGCCTATCTCGACGCGCTGACGATGTCGCGGCTGTTGCGCCTGCGTGTCGATCCCGCTCTCGGCTATCTGCGCGAGGCATGCCATGGCTGATGTCAGCCACGACGAATATATGGCCATCGCCGCCGCACGCGAGATCAACGATGGCGACACCGCCTTCATCGGTACGGGTCTGCCCATGGTGGCGGCCTATCTCGCCAAGGCGACCCATGCGCCGCGCGTGAACCTCGTCTTCGAATCCGGCATCATCGATCCGCAGCCGGTCGATCTTGCGACGGGTGTCGGCGACTATCGGCTCGCCCATGGTGCAACCAAGATAGCCGGCACGTTCTACGCCCTCAGCCTGTTGCAGCAGGGCGTCATCGACATCGGTTTCCTCGGCACGGCCGAGATCGACGCTTACGGCAACCTGAACTCGACCGTCATTGGCCCCTATTCCAGGCCCAAGGTTCGGCTGCCCGGCAGCGGCGGAGCGAACGACATCGCCAGCATGGCGAAGCGCTTCGTCGTCATCGCCCGGCTGGACCGCAAGCGCTTCGTCGAAAAGCTGCAATACCTGACAACGCCCGGCTTTCTCACCGGCCCAGGCGCCCGCGAGGCGGCAGGCCTGCCCGGTGCCGGCCCCGTCCGCGTCATCAGCGACCGCGCCGTGCTCGGCTTCGACCCGGTCTCGAAGCGGATGCAGGTCGAACGTCTCTATCCCGGCGCCACGCTGGAGGAGGTTCAGGCGCATGTCGCCTTCCCGCTGCCGGCGGCGCCGAGCCTGGAGACAGAGCCGGTGCCGGACGCACGTCTTCTGCGCCTGCTGCGGGAGGTCATCGATCCCGATGGGGTTTACGTCACCCGGGCAAAGGTCGATCTCGGATCTTAGGAGCTGACCCCTGCCATGGCCTCTCGACACAACAAACTCGCATCCCTCGCCGAGGCTGTCAGCCTCGTCAAGAACGGCCAACTCCTGGCGCTCGGCGGCGAGGCGGGTCGTCGGCCGCCCCTAGCACTCATCTGTGAACTTATCCGCCAGGGGCGCAAACATCTGCGCCTGGCGGGCTGGGAAGGCAGCATCGCCCGCGACCTGCTCGTTGCGGCCGGTTGCACCGAGAGCGTCGATGCCGGCGGATCGATCATGCGCAACCGTCTCCGCGCGGCCGCCCTCGGCTGGCCTTCCGCAACCGTGGCCGGCCTCGCCGAGGCCGTCCCGGCGCTCCACCCCGATATCGTCCTCCTGCACGCCCATTTCGCCGATGAACAGGGCAATGTCCGCTTTACCACGGACGAATGGCAGCCGGAATTTCCCGATCTGCTTCTCGCCCGCTCGGCAAGAACGGTCATCGTCTCGGTCGAGCAGGTCGTCAGCGCAGAGACCATCGCAAGCCGGCCAACCGATCCCTTCCTCGCGGGATCGGCTGTCACATGCATCGTGGAGGCACCCTATGGCGCCTATCCCGCCGCCTGCGAAGCGCGCTATGCGGCCGATGCCGAGGCCCTGGCCCAAGTTGCCCAAGCAACGCGCTCGCCCGGGGCACTGCGGGCGTGGATGGATGAGTACGTTTTCGGCATTGCCGACCATTGGGCGGCACTCGACCGCATCGGCGCGCGCCGCCTCATGGCGGTCAGCACCAACCGCGCCCTGCGCAGCTGATCAGTGGAAGAGCCGCTTCGCGCCGGTGATGAGCTGCACCACCTCCTCCGGCGTCGTATCGGCGCGGTTAAGCACCCCCGCGGTCTCGCCCTGCCGTAGCACATGCATCCGGTCGGAAACGCGGAAAATCTGGTCGAGATTGTGGCTGATCAGCACGACCGAATAGCCGTCCGCACGCAGCTGCTGAACCAGCTCGAGCACCTTCTCCTGCTCCGGCACACCGAGCGCCGCCGTCGGCTCGTCGAGGATCACGACCCGCTGCGAGAAAGCCACCGCCCGGCCGATCGCAACCGTCTGCCGCTGGCCGCCCGACAGATCCTTGACCAGCGCCTTGGTGGAGTTGATATGGATCTTCAGGCTCGCCAGGATGCGCGCGCTCTCGGCATGCATCTCGGCCTTGCGCAGGAACGGAAGGCCCAGCAAGCGCCGGACCGGCTCGCGCCCGGCGAAGAGGTTCTCGGCAATGTTCGAGTTGTCGAACAGCGCGAGATCCTGGTAGACGGTCTCGATCCCGAGGGCGCGGGCATCTTGCGGCGACCGAACGTGCACCTCGCGCCCGTCGAAGAACATCCGCCCGCCATCCGGCACGATCGCGCCGGAGATCACCTTGATCAGGGTCGACTTGCCGGCGCCATTGTCGCCGATCAGCGCCAGCACTTCGCCCGTATTGAGGGTGAGATCGATGCCCTTCAGCG
Proteins encoded in this region:
- a CDS encoding CoA-transferase subunit beta: MADVSHDEYMAIAAAREINDGDTAFIGTGLPMVAAYLAKATHAPRVNLVFESGIIDPQPVDLATGVGDYRLAHGATKIAGTFYALSLLQQGVIDIGFLGTAEIDAYGNLNSTVIGPYSRPKVRLPGSGGANDIASMAKRFVVIARLDRKRFVEKLQYLTTPGFLTGPGAREAAGLPGAGPVRVISDRAVLGFDPVSKRMQVERLYPGATLEEVQAHVAFPLPAAPSLETEPVPDARLLRLLREVIDPDGVYVTRAKVDLGS
- a CDS encoding ATP-binding cassette domain-containing protein, with the protein product MMQSGAGRPILLEARGIKKSYGAVEALRGIDFRIGKGETVALVGDNGAGKSTLVKILSGAIQPTEGEIEFEQRPVAITSTDVARSLGIETVYQDLGLCDNLSVADNIFLGRERTWGLGPLKFLDKGGMRAAAEEVLQGLSVNAPRADANVSGLSGGQRQAVALARTKLWKSSLALLDEPTAALGVQETKRAMDAVRRLQDKGVAIVLISHNMPLVLEMSQRVIVLRHGAKVGDVPTDAVTGDDIVSLITGARQTWIEAA
- a CDS encoding CoA transferase subunit A → MAGSPSKITPLAEAASAVANGASLTAGGFAHSHQPLAFTRELIRQGRSRLTLMSVAECWVAEFLAAASMLEKAYFSNFMFEGYGRCRCFSRAVEAGTIAVEDHSHFGMVSRFMAAGLGLPFMPMRAMAGTDILAVSGFEPAHEKAQQLHSPFGNGVVTAVSPLKPDVAVIHAAQADHLGNIKLFGTTSVIEEQARAADLVIVTVEEIVDTDVIRRQPEMTLLPALMVDMVVHLPYGAHPTGVYGYYDHDAPHLADYYAASATEAETAAWLDRWVYGLPDHWAYLDALTMSRLLRLRVDPALGYLREACHG
- a CDS encoding CoA transferase subunit A; this translates as MASRHNKLASLAEAVSLVKNGQLLALGGEAGRRPPLALICELIRQGRKHLRLAGWEGSIARDLLVAAGCTESVDAGGSIMRNRLRAAALGWPSATVAGLAEAVPALHPDIVLLHAHFADEQGNVRFTTDEWQPEFPDLLLARSARTVIVSVEQVVSAETIASRPTDPFLAGSAVTCIVEAPYGAYPAACEARYAADAEALAQVAQATRSPGALRAWMDEYVFGIADHWAALDRIGARRLMAVSTNRALRS
- a CDS encoding LacI family DNA-binding transcriptional regulator codes for the protein MKDRKRVTIRDVANECGIALSTVSNALAGKQHVSEETRALVREAAERLGYRASAVARALRMQRSFTIGVLIADITNPAFPGFVRGVEDVAIREKCNLLLCNTDGEEEKQLWHMRALLDSQVDGMVLISQHVDTPRVRELLDSGTPFVLVQRRSARHQDDYVGSDNVSGITQAVEHLAGLGHKRIGFVRGPMDSSTAAERLESYKAAVRRLKLDRAPELIFNGDYNLPTGYDAGLHFLSLPERPTAIMASNDLNAMGVIEAAAELGIEVPSELSVVGLDDIQLASFRRIDLTTIHLQKRAMGAAAAEMLMKRIRNPRPSPAREQIFPTGLVVRGSTARAPQVSSSRKRKKEAV
- a CDS encoding ATP-binding cassette domain-containing protein — its product is MSKLLELQGVTKSYGAVRALKGIDLTLNTGEVLALIGDNGAGKSTLIKVISGAIVPDGGRMFFDGREVHVRSPQDARALGIETVYQDLALFDNSNIAENLFAGREPVRRLLGLPFLRKAEMHAESARILASLKIHINSTKALVKDLSGGQRQTVAIGRAVAFSQRVVILDEPTAALGVPEQEKVLELVQQLRADGYSVVLISHNLDQIFRVSDRMHVLRQGETAGVLNRADTTPEEVVQLITGAKRLFH